Part of the Macrobrachium nipponense isolate FS-2020 chromosome 19, ASM1510439v2, whole genome shotgun sequence genome, AAAATGCTCCGGAAAAGAACGCTAATGGAAACCAAATCAGGGAAAAAATGACCCACTTCAGGGTCACTGCAAACAATTCAGCTGAAGGATTCAGAGCCATAGCAGCCTTCCAGACCAGGTTCAAAAACCTGCAATTTCAGGCCAAGCCCAATAAGCAGGGTCAGTGGACCATCTCATCCAGAGATACGAAAACGATCATCACCCTGCGGAACACGACAGCAATCAACatcaaggaactgaaagaagaagagagaattaagaaaGCAGTAGTGGTTGGCTACCCACTTGAAATGCCTGAAAGCCACCTAACGAGCGCAGCCAATGTGACAGCTGCGATtagaatgaagaataaacaagGTATACTTACCAAGGCTGTACTAGTCACCTTCGTAGGGACCATCCCAGAAAGAGTTGATCTGGGAGTGTTCGGGAGATATGGGGTGAAAACTTACTACCCGGAACCCCTAAGGTGCTTCAAGTGCCAGAAATTTGGGCACCATAAGAGCCAATGTCAGGCAAAGCAAGAgacctgtgcaatatgcagcaggaAACATCCAACTGAAGACTGCATTGCCAAAAGGAAAGCAGGGGAGACCACAACACTGAAGTGCCCCAACTGCGGCAAGGCACACATCGCCATGGCCTGGGGATGCCCGGAGAGACTGCGGCAAGAGTAAAGGCCGCTCTGCCCAAAGAAACcagaagagagaggagcttgTCAAGAGGAAGGGCAGCACCAAAACCTCAGCCCAGAAGAAGGTTCTATACCAGGGAAgagctggaggaatccaggaggGAAGCAAGACCCAGCAGGAAACGAAACAGCTCCAGGTCTGCATCAAGAAGACCCTCCCCCCAGCAAACAAATCCACAGGCACCTAAGCCATTGCCAAGGTCTATATACATCAAAACAGTCGATCTCAGGGACAGATTGACAGACTTCTCCAAACGCATCATAAAGGGAGACATCAATGCAGAAACTAT contains:
- the LOC135211279 gene encoding uncharacterized protein LOC135211279, with the translated sequence MTDMEPQRIQEQEVTTKMEATEDLRKKRTKEDDDDQEWTTVTSKRTRKQEKKTSFKENAPEKNANGNQIREKMTHFRVTANNSAEGFRAIAAFQTRFKNLQFQAKPNKQGQWTISSRDTKTIITLRNTTAINIKELKEEERIKKAVVVGYPLEMPESHLTSAANVTAAIRMKNKQGILTKAVLVTFVGTIPERVDLGVFGRYGVKTYYPEPLRCFKCQKFGHHKSQCQAKQETCAICSRKHPTEDCIAKRKAGETTTLKCPNCGKAHIAMAWGCPERLRQE